The Blattabacterium cuenoti genome includes a region encoding these proteins:
- a CDS encoding Lrp/AsnC family transcriptional regulator: MILRYNTDEIDNTIVRKLNINARTPYTEISKQISEEIKPLSVGTVHVRVKKLEDAGIIKGSTLIIGYESLGFHLIAFVGILSDSRESKLVKEELKKIPNVVQLYITSGKYNLFCRIIARDPSDARDVISKIGEIKGVLRTESTICLEESINDENRLLSNILQKHQSSYKKKT; encoded by the coding sequence ATGATTCTAAGATATAATACAGATGAAATAGACAATACCATTGTCAGAAAATTAAATATAAATGCTAGAACTCCATATACAGAGATCAGTAAACAGATTAGTGAAGAAATCAAACCACTGTCCGTTGGAACTGTTCATGTTAGAGTAAAAAAATTAGAAGATGCAGGTATTATAAAGGGAAGTACTTTGATTATTGGATATGAATCTTTGGGTTTTCATTTAATAGCTTTTGTAGGAATTTTATCAGATTCACGCGAGTCTAAATTAGTAAAAGAAGAATTAAAAAAAATTCCTAATGTAGTCCAATTATATATCACATCAGGAAAATACAATCTTTTTTGCAGAATTATTGCTAGAGATCCTTCAGATGCTAGAGATGTTATTTCTAAAATTGGAGAGATTAAAGGGGTTCTTAGAACGGAATCTACTATTTGTTTAGAAGAAAGCATTAATGATGAAAATAGATTATTATCCAATATTTTACAAAAACATCAATCATCTTATAAAAAAAAAACATGA
- the tsaD gene encoding tRNA (adenosine(37)-N6)-threonylcarbamoyltransferase complex transferase subunit TsaD, which produces MKKKPIIIGIESSCDETAVSIIKNRDVLSNIIIHQDIHKKYGGVVPELASRLHEKNIIKAVNQAIDSAKIKKDQIDAVSFTLGPGLIGSLLVGASFAKSFSMGLDIPLLTVNHVQAHILAHFIKNANMNNSYPKFPFLGLVISGGHTQIVKVNDFFKMEILGSTLDDSIGNTLDKVARILGFHYPGGPMIELFSKNGNCNKFVFSKPSVNGLNFSFSGLQSNVLQFVKKQLEKNQFFIKQNLSDICASLQRMIAEILLEKVQKATIKTGIYRVVLAGGVSANFEIRRMFISFAKKNKKWEIFIPKKKYTTDNGAMIAITGLLKYEKNLFDSIHVSPYSKFKKF; this is translated from the coding sequence ATGAAAAAAAAACCTATTATTATCGGTATAGAATCATCATGTGATGAAACGGCTGTTTCTATTATTAAAAATAGAGATGTCTTATCTAATATTATCATTCATCAAGATATCCATAAAAAATATGGAGGAGTAGTTCCAGAATTAGCTTCAAGACTACATGAAAAAAATATTATAAAAGCTGTCAATCAAGCTATTGATTCAGCAAAGATTAAAAAAGATCAAATTGATGCCGTATCTTTTACTTTAGGTCCAGGATTGATAGGATCTTTATTAGTAGGGGCTTCTTTTGCAAAATCTTTTTCAATGGGGTTAGATATTCCTTTATTAACTGTAAATCATGTCCAAGCCCATATACTTGCTCATTTCATAAAAAATGCTAATATGAACAATTCTTATCCTAAATTTCCATTTTTAGGTTTAGTCATAAGTGGAGGACATACTCAAATCGTGAAAGTAAATGATTTTTTCAAAATGGAAATATTAGGATCTACTTTAGATGATTCTATAGGGAATACCTTGGATAAGGTAGCTAGAATATTGGGTTTTCATTATCCTGGAGGACCTATGATAGAACTTTTTTCTAAAAATGGAAATTGCAATAAATTTGTTTTTTCAAAACCATCAGTAAATGGGTTAAATTTTAGTTTTAGTGGATTACAAAGTAATGTTTTACAATTTGTTAAAAAACAATTAGAAAAAAATCAATTTTTCATAAAACAAAACTTATCTGATATTTGTGCTTCTCTCCAGAGAATGATAGCAGAAATTCTTTTAGAAAAAGTACAAAAAGCAACTATAAAAACTGGAATTTATAGAGTAGTTTTAGCAGGTGGAGTTTCCGCAAATTTTGAAATTAGACGAATGTTTATATCTTTTGCAAAAAAAAACAAAAAATGGGAAATCTTTATTCCAAAAAAGAAATATACCACGGACAACGGAGCAATGATAGCTATCACAGGATTATTGAAATATGAAAAAAATTTATTTGATTCTATTCATGTTTCTCCATATTCTAAATTTAAAAAATTTTAA
- a CDS encoding translocation/assembly module TamB domain-containing protein: MNNVFLHKFFTIKKIIIFLFFLFGFLIINIYDQEKVQEKVSTFFLKKVREKLGNKISIKHISFNFFEKELIFYDVKIRDHHHFSFIHLSQCKISINNLFCFIFINSRHLNIKSLIIENSSFFIRKYFKEKENNILFFIKNILMNQEFNKMNIKIITCSKLRINKSHLIYIDSKKKFNHFFSSYIKNIQIKNRQIKASIFSFQSQEFINKKKFSIKNLFCNLTYDYPAKLEIRDFFIKTYSSFLRGSFFIFNDDKKNKKFFSKKSIQCEIFKGSKLGPDLGIFFSKKWSSNFRLFIQGNINVKLNGMNKKLFLSNIFIKDLQENRLFAKSIYIHLNQEWKEFKFFKAFIQFYPHQISKIIPYKFHSKFNFLKKVNLNFKQWIYKGNLIFREKIGGEKRNLKVEGTIQNHFFVVKVSTFIDFLNHNHDVKYVSKISIEKKYILFLFKVLFKYNKKSFFLIPSEIPLFVSQCSLSDFWIFINLKGKIHSHFQKIYLRIDDDQNQVHKGIKVMLINNQKFKKISINVYDMIIGQIYGHFKWEHLLTIIQKEIFDLKNSCKKEIEYVNFSFLIKKSFFNFIKQKKDRNTFSDILISGKKENNVFKTIFFTEEVQWNGISFDKLFIIINSSSLRKLIQIDTEKITYKNFFSKKINVSILSIENFWMINSKFFLKLKKQKYKEQILNFICQNKKNFFIFFPLLSKLNINGYDWKIDNNLGIIKIDLLKRRYTINNIILSSEKQEIIVNADFIEKKKKTFQFYFKDVQLKKIIFKKNLDGFVNGFFSYKRKYNQIEPNIHVKITNFSIEKKILGNFYVHSFHKNKNYKINGVLKKNYHDILKIDGNINNESKNQSILDFNINVKNLRMDNFSFFWKKMNSEARGFLTGKIKIFGNIDNPHYFGKLELKKFGIKINSINTDYEITSRAYVNIVSESCISLSSSSFKDTKYNTQGYINGCFLHNNFIKWNFELSINTNNLLVLDTNGERNRFLFGKIFTHGKIQITKKENKVHVSMNNGKILNYSHLYINPKGQKFRNQRNANKDHKEDNDLLSIDIKTNVKRNTKVSIFLDKNLENFIELKGEGSLFLKKTYKKNVETSGKYFVIDGLYHFSTREKIPIIKLEKEFKIKPGGFITWKNNFDQSNINLIAYDTKYVSKITEYINFTEYAILHKGRIFTELRINIYGKIQKPNINMEILFPKSNEETQQKLFNKLNSFEEKTIQFLSILILGKFFLKNETIKNFLYFSFFEIFLKKLKKILLDSYINQSLNINKKETFNYFLSSSHNNKNLSNDKNHCLLL, translated from the coding sequence ATGAACAATGTTTTTTTGCATAAATTTTTCACCATAAAAAAAATAATTATTTTTTTGTTTTTTTTATTTGGATTCTTGATTATAAATATTTATGATCAAGAAAAAGTACAAGAAAAAGTATCAACGTTTTTTTTGAAAAAAGTAAGAGAAAAATTAGGTAATAAAATTTCTATAAAACATATTTCATTTAATTTTTTTGAAAAAGAACTTATTTTTTATGATGTCAAAATTAGAGATCATCATCATTTTTCTTTTATTCATTTATCTCAATGTAAAATATCCATTAATAATTTATTTTGTTTTATTTTCATCAATTCTAGACATTTAAATATAAAAAGTTTAATCATTGAAAATTCTTCTTTTTTTATAAGAAAATATTTCAAAGAAAAAGAAAATAATATCCTTTTTTTTATCAAAAATATTTTGATGAATCAAGAATTCAATAAAATGAATATCAAAATAATTACTTGTTCTAAGCTAAGGATCAACAAATCTCATTTGATCTATATAGATTCCAAAAAAAAATTCAATCATTTTTTTTCTAGTTATATAAAAAATATTCAAATCAAAAATCGACAAATAAAAGCTTCTATTTTTTCTTTTCAATCTCAAGAATTTATAAATAAAAAAAAATTTAGCATCAAAAACTTGTTTTGCAATTTAACATATGATTATCCTGCAAAATTAGAAATTCGTGATTTTTTTATAAAAACATACAGTAGTTTTCTAAGAGGATCCTTTTTTATTTTCAATGACGATAAAAAAAATAAAAAATTTTTTTCCAAAAAAAGCATACAATGTGAAATTTTTAAAGGATCAAAATTAGGACCTGATTTAGGAATTTTTTTTTCCAAAAAATGGTCTTCTAATTTTAGATTATTTATTCAGGGAAATATCAACGTAAAATTGAATGGTATGAATAAAAAACTTTTTCTATCTAATATTTTTATAAAGGATTTACAAGAAAATAGGCTGTTTGCAAAAAGTATTTATATTCATTTAAATCAAGAATGGAAAGAATTTAAATTTTTTAAAGCTTTTATTCAATTTTATCCTCATCAAATAAGTAAGATAATCCCATACAAATTCCATTCAAAGTTCAATTTTCTAAAAAAAGTTAATTTGAATTTTAAACAATGGATATACAAAGGTAATTTAATTTTTAGAGAGAAAATTGGAGGGGAAAAAAGAAATTTAAAAGTAGAAGGAACTATTCAAAATCATTTTTTTGTAGTTAAAGTATCAACTTTTATTGATTTTTTGAATCATAATCATGATGTTAAATATGTAAGTAAAATTTCAATTGAAAAAAAATATATTCTTTTTTTATTCAAAGTTTTATTCAAATACAATAAAAAAAGTTTTTTTTTAATTCCATCAGAAATTCCACTTTTTGTAAGTCAATGTTCATTATCTGATTTTTGGATTTTTATTAATTTAAAAGGAAAAATTCATTCACACTTTCAGAAAATCTATCTGAGAATAGATGACGATCAAAATCAAGTTCACAAAGGGATTAAAGTAATGTTAATCAACAATCAAAAATTTAAAAAAATTAGTATCAATGTATATGATATGATCATTGGTCAAATTTATGGACATTTTAAATGGGAACATTTATTAACTATTATCCAAAAAGAAATTTTTGATTTAAAAAATTCCTGTAAAAAAGAAATAGAATACGTGAATTTTAGTTTTCTGATAAAAAAATCCTTTTTCAATTTCATCAAACAGAAAAAAGATAGAAATACTTTTTCTGATATTCTAATTTCAGGAAAAAAAGAGAATAACGTATTTAAAACAATTTTTTTTACAGAAGAGGTTCAATGGAATGGAATTTCTTTTGATAAACTATTTATAATAATTAATTCTTCTTCTTTAAGAAAATTGATACAAATTGATACAGAAAAAATTACTTACAAAAATTTTTTTTCAAAGAAAATAAATGTATCTATTTTGAGTATAGAAAATTTTTGGATGATTAATTCTAAATTTTTTTTAAAATTAAAAAAACAGAAATACAAAGAACAAATCTTGAATTTTATTTGTCAAAATAAAAAAAATTTTTTCATTTTTTTTCCTTTACTTTCTAAATTAAATATCAATGGATATGATTGGAAAATTGATAATAACTTGGGAATAATAAAAATAGACCTTCTTAAAAGAAGATATACCATCAATAATATTATTTTATCTTCAGAAAAACAAGAAATTATTGTAAATGCGGATTTTATTGAAAAAAAGAAAAAAACATTTCAATTTTATTTCAAAGATGTGCAGTTAAAAAAAATTATATTTAAAAAAAATCTAGATGGTTTTGTAAACGGTTTTTTTTCCTATAAAAGGAAATATAATCAAATTGAACCTAATATACATGTAAAAATTACAAATTTTTCAATTGAAAAAAAAATTTTAGGAAACTTTTATGTTCATTCTTTTCATAAGAATAAAAATTATAAGATTAATGGAGTTCTTAAAAAAAATTATCATGACATATTGAAAATAGATGGAAATATTAACAACGAATCAAAAAATCAATCAATACTCGATTTCAATATCAATGTTAAAAACTTAAGAATGGATAATTTTTCCTTTTTTTGGAAAAAAATGAATAGTGAAGCAAGAGGTTTTTTGACAGGAAAAATAAAAATATTTGGGAATATAGACAATCCTCATTATTTTGGAAAATTAGAACTTAAAAAATTTGGAATCAAAATAAATTCTATTAATACAGATTATGAAATCACAAGTAGAGCTTATGTCAATATTGTTTCTGAATCCTGCATATCATTATCTTCTTCTTCTTTTAAGGATACTAAATATAATACTCAAGGGTATATAAATGGATGTTTCTTACACAATAATTTTATCAAATGGAATTTTGAATTATCCATAAACACAAATAATTTACTTGTTTTAGATACAAATGGAGAACGAAATCGTTTTTTATTTGGTAAAATATTCACTCATGGAAAAATTCAAATAACGAAAAAAGAAAATAAAGTTCACGTTTCTATGAATAATGGAAAAATTTTAAATTATTCTCATTTATACATTAATCCAAAAGGTCAAAAATTTAGAAATCAAAGAAATGCAAACAAAGATCACAAGGAAGATAATGATTTATTATCAATAGATATTAAAACAAATGTAAAAAGAAACACAAAAGTATCAATATTTTTAGACAAAAATTTAGAAAATTTTATTGAGTTAAAAGGAGAAGGTTCTCTTTTTTTAAAAAAAACATATAAAAAAAATGTTGAAACCAGTGGAAAATATTTTGTAATAGATGGATTATATCATTTTTCTACCCGAGAAAAAATACCAATTATAAAATTGGAAAAAGAATTTAAAATAAAACCAGGAGGTTTTATTACTTGGAAAAATAATTTTGATCAATCCAATATCAATTTAATTGCTTATGATACAAAGTATGTATCCAAAATTACTGAGTATATAAATTTTACAGAATATGCAATCCTTCATAAAGGAAGGATATTTACAGAATTAAGAATTAACATTTATGGAAAAATACAAAAGCCTAATATTAATATGGAAATTTTATTTCCTAAAAGTAATGAAGAAACTCAACAAAAATTATTTAATAAACTGAACTCTTTTGAGGAAAAAACAATACAATTTTTATCCATTCTAATATTAGGAAAATTTTTTCTAAAAAATGAGACCATAAAAAATTTTTTATACTTTTCTTTTTTCGAAATTTTTTTAAAAAAACTAAAGAAAATATTATTAGATTCATATATCAATCAATCTTTAAATATTAATAAAAAAGAAACGTTCAATTATTTTCTTTCTTCATCTCATAATAACAAAAATCTATCAAATGATAAGAATCATTGTCTCCTTCTATAG
- the mdh gene encoding malate dehydrogenase has translation MKVTIIGAGNVGSSCASLLAQKDIVRKIVLLDIREKFPKGKSLDISQMLPLVRSNSQVIGITNDYSKSENSEIVVITCGIPRKPGMSRDNLVQTNAEIIRSVTKESIFFSPKAKFIIVSNPLDIMAYVSYMTAKIDSSRVIGMAGILDSTRYRYFLSKKLKLSPHDIQSLLLGGHGDTMVPLYRYTSISGIPIQEFISEEENNVIVEKTKKGGEEIVNLLGTSAWMAPGASVVQMVEAILKDSKRIFSCSAFLKGEYNLKNICLGVPVILGKSGIEKIIELQLNEKEKYLLNQSANHIKRMIDRLKDF, from the coding sequence ATGAAAGTTACTATTATTGGAGCAGGAAACGTAGGATCCTCTTGTGCTAGTTTATTAGCTCAAAAAGATATAGTTAGAAAAATTGTTTTATTAGATATTAGAGAAAAATTTCCTAAAGGAAAAAGCTTGGATATTTCTCAGATGCTTCCTCTTGTAAGATCAAATTCTCAAGTAATTGGAATAACTAATGATTATTCAAAATCAGAAAATTCTGAAATAGTTGTTATCACTTGTGGTATTCCTAGAAAACCTGGAATGAGTCGAGATAATCTTGTTCAGACTAATGCAGAAATTATTCGTTCTGTCACGAAAGAATCTATTTTTTTTTCTCCAAAAGCGAAATTTATCATCGTATCAAATCCATTAGATATCATGGCATACGTTAGTTATATGACTGCTAAAATTGATTCTTCTCGTGTTATTGGAATGGCTGGAATATTAGATTCTACAAGATATCGTTATTTTTTATCTAAAAAATTAAAATTATCACCTCACGATATACAATCCTTATTATTAGGAGGACATGGCGATACAATGGTTCCTTTATATAGATACACTTCTATATCTGGAATCCCCATACAAGAATTTATATCAGAAGAAGAAAATAACGTTATTGTTGAAAAGACAAAAAAAGGAGGAGAGGAAATAGTCAATTTATTAGGTACATCTGCTTGGATGGCTCCTGGTGCGTCTGTTGTTCAAATGGTAGAAGCTATTTTAAAAGATTCTAAACGTATTTTTTCATGTTCAGCTTTTTTGAAAGGAGAGTATAATTTGAAAAATATATGTTTGGGAGTTCCAGTCATTTTAGGAAAATCTGGAATAGAAAAAATTATAGAATTGCAATTAAATGAAAAAGAAAAATATCTTTTAAATCAGTCTGCTAATCATATAAAAAGAATGATAGATAGATTGAAAGATTTTTAG
- the gcvP gene encoding aminomethyl-transferring glycine dehydrogenase — MKEDYVRRKKFYHRHIGPSCNEINDMLKELQCSSIKDFIKKTIPKEIRLKKKLNLPNSISEYQYLNHIYKISKKNKIYRSYIGLGYRNSITPSVIQRNILENPSWYTPYTPYQSEISQGRLEALINFQTMISDLTGMKISNASMLDESTAAADAMFMIFQEKIKRKQINNNYSFFVSDEILPQTFAVLKTRCFGLGIHIINDTHKNLLKKKYKGKKIFGLIISYPSCLGEIYDYSETIEYAKKNNISVIVSADILSLSLLKPPGEWGADVVVGSSQSFGVPMGYGGPHAAFFSTHERYKRFIPGRIIGISVDRQNRKAFRMALQTREQHIKREKATSNICTSQVLPAIMASMYALYHGKEGLIEIAKSIHEYAKKLEFLLVNNINNLYQVNTFYFDTIRIKTDFIDKLKKVSERKKTNFRYVDKNHLTITLDETTYKEDIDHISSIFHEVYKKRKKYDDIKKIHEKYKIPSSLKRTSDFLKHEIFHKFYSENELMRYIKRLEKKDLSLNHSMIPLGSCTMKLNASTELFSLSQHEWRNVHPFVPNQQAMGYHFVIHNLKKYLKEITGFSGISLQPNSGAQGEYAGLMVIKSYHHSLQESKRDIALIPSSSHGTNPASAKMAGMKVILIATKNDGSIDRNDLFKKVKEYKDFLSVLMITYPSTYGVYERNIQEIIDIIHENGGQVYMDGANMNAQIGLIKPAHLGVDVCHLNLHKTFAIPHGGGGPGMGPICVASHLKPFLPNHPFFEKGEKDKLTISSSPYGSSLILTISYAYIRLLGPDGLKKCTEISILNANYIKEKLKRFYNILYVGKNNAVAHELIIDCRVFKSLEIEVVDIAKRMMDYGYHAPTISFPVEGCMMIEPTESESKEELDRFIETLINIRKEIQEIEDGKFSKKENVFKNAPHSIELLTNNDWKYSYSREKAAYPLFWVRKRKFWPSISRVDDGYGDRNLICTCT, encoded by the coding sequence ATGAAAGAGGATTACGTCAGAAGAAAAAAATTCTATCATAGACATATAGGACCGTCTTGTAATGAAATTAACGATATGTTGAAAGAATTGCAATGTTCCTCTATTAAGGATTTTATCAAAAAAACCATACCTAAAGAAATACGTTTAAAAAAAAAATTAAATCTACCCAATTCTATTTCTGAATATCAATATTTAAACCACATTTATAAAATCAGTAAAAAAAATAAAATTTACCGTTCCTATATAGGATTAGGATACCGTAATTCTATTACTCCAAGCGTTATTCAACGAAATATTTTAGAAAATCCAAGTTGGTATACTCCTTACACCCCTTATCAATCAGAAATATCTCAAGGACGTTTAGAAGCTTTGATCAATTTTCAAACTATGATTTCAGATCTTACTGGAATGAAAATAAGTAATGCATCCATGTTAGATGAATCTACAGCTGCTGCTGATGCAATGTTTATGATTTTTCAAGAAAAAATAAAAAGAAAACAGATCAATAATAACTATTCCTTTTTTGTTTCAGACGAAATCCTTCCACAAACTTTTGCAGTTTTAAAAACAAGATGTTTTGGTTTAGGAATACACATTATAAATGATACTCATAAGAATTTGCTGAAAAAAAAATATAAAGGAAAAAAAATATTTGGATTGATCATTTCTTATCCTTCTTGTTTAGGAGAAATATATGATTATAGTGAAACAATTGAATATGCAAAAAAAAACAATATATCAGTAATTGTTTCCGCAGATATTTTATCTTTATCCTTGTTAAAACCTCCTGGAGAATGGGGTGCGGATGTGGTTGTAGGATCTAGCCAATCTTTTGGTGTTCCTATGGGATATGGGGGCCCTCACGCTGCTTTTTTCTCTACTCATGAAAGATATAAACGTTTTATTCCTGGTAGAATAATTGGAATATCTGTAGACAGGCAAAACAGAAAAGCATTTCGCATGGCTTTACAAACTAGAGAACAACATATCAAAAGAGAAAAAGCTACTTCAAATATTTGTACATCACAAGTTTTGCCAGCTATTATGGCTTCTATGTATGCTTTATATCATGGAAAAGAAGGATTAATAGAAATAGCTAAAAGCATTCATGAATATGCTAAAAAATTAGAATTTTTATTAGTTAATAATATAAATAATCTTTATCAAGTGAACACATTTTATTTTGATACTATTAGAATCAAAACTGATTTTATAGACAAATTAAAAAAAGTTTCAGAGCGAAAAAAAACCAATTTCAGGTATGTAGATAAAAATCATCTAACTATTACTTTAGATGAAACCACATATAAAGAAGATATAGATCATATTTCATCTATATTTCATGAAGTTTATAAAAAAAGAAAAAAATATGATGATATAAAAAAAATTCATGAAAAATATAAAATTCCTAGTTCTTTAAAAAGAACTTCCGATTTTTTGAAACATGAAATTTTTCATAAATTTTATTCAGAAAATGAATTGATGCGTTATATAAAACGACTAGAAAAAAAAGATCTTTCTTTAAATCATTCTATGATTCCGCTTGGTTCATGCACAATGAAACTGAATGCTTCTACGGAATTATTTTCTTTAAGCCAACATGAGTGGAGGAATGTTCATCCTTTTGTTCCTAATCAACAAGCAATGGGATATCACTTTGTCATTCATAATTTAAAAAAATATTTAAAAGAAATAACTGGATTTTCTGGTATATCTTTACAACCTAATTCAGGAGCTCAGGGAGAATATGCTGGACTGATGGTTATAAAATCTTATCATCATTCATTACAAGAGTCCAAAAGGGATATAGCATTAATTCCTTCTTCTTCTCATGGAACTAATCCTGCTTCAGCAAAAATGGCAGGAATGAAAGTTATTTTAATTGCTACAAAAAATGATGGATCCATTGATAGAAATGATTTATTCAAAAAAGTGAAAGAATATAAAGATTTTTTATCTGTATTAATGATTACTTATCCTTCTACTTACGGAGTATATGAAAGAAATATTCAGGAGATCATAGATATCATTCATGAAAATGGAGGTCAAGTATACATGGATGGAGCAAATATGAATGCTCAAATTGGTTTAATCAAACCAGCACATTTGGGAGTGGATGTTTGTCATCTAAATCTTCATAAAACTTTTGCTATTCCTCATGGGGGAGGTGGCCCTGGAATGGGACCTATTTGTGTTGCTTCACATTTGAAACCTTTTCTTCCTAATCATCCTTTTTTTGAAAAGGGAGAAAAAGATAAATTGACGATATCCTCTTCTCCATATGGATCCTCTTTGATTCTTACAATTTCCTATGCTTATATTCGTTTATTAGGTCCAGATGGACTTAAAAAGTGTACAGAAATATCTATACTGAATGCAAATTATATAAAAGAAAAATTAAAAAGATTTTATAACATATTATATGTAGGAAAAAACAATGCAGTAGCACATGAATTAATTATAGATTGTAGGGTGTTCAAATCTCTAGAAATAGAGGTTGTAGACATAGCAAAAAGAATGATGGATTATGGATATCATGCTCCTACTATATCTTTTCCTGTAGAAGGATGTATGATGATAGAACCTACGGAAAGTGAATCTAAAGAAGAATTAGATCGTTTTATTGAAACACTTATTAATATACGTAAAGAGATTCAAGAAATTGAAGATGGGAAATTTTCTAAAAAAGAAAATGTATTCAAAAACGCTCCGCACAGTATAGAATTGCTAACTAATAATGATTGGAAATATTCTTATAGTAGAGAAAAAGCTGCATATCCATTATTTTGGGTTAGGAAAAGAAAATTCTGGCCATCAATCAGTCGTGTTGATGATGGATACGGAGATAGAAATTTGATATGTACATGTACTTAA